The proteins below come from a single Peromyscus maniculatus bairdii isolate BWxNUB_F1_BW_parent chromosome 13, HU_Pman_BW_mat_3.1, whole genome shotgun sequence genomic window:
- the Dytn gene encoding dystrotelin, which translates to MDPSEQGALNRIEKSVYRTAFKLRSMQTLCQLDLVDSSLIQQVLLRGRFGEGMETSLSMQQLFQELQELFQRTGMGNPAQVHSRAPELTLSLLAAMYDSTGSGILKLRPVAAALVALSGDSPLTKYRAFFQLYAENNRRGDDSRARMTRRVLRALLTDLQQIPTVVGESCALCPVESAIHSCFRGVLSSGIKEEKFLSWVQSEPLILLWLPTCYRLSASGTVTHPVRCSICGTFPIIGLRYCCLKCLNFDICQLCFVSGLHSKSHQKSHTMMEDWVQISAKENTKLLLRSLRNSLPQRRDRIGARGRQWLLDQLAPRDTATHAQARLLRKQLNRYKHKLQGTYTLQKAQNCRFERKIRELATNQDKLWTKLQQMRQDLQAILRPLCPSSSSQNTASKIDDSLHGDGLWRGGDSSHIKSVIRYGPEWELLPNSAKADRNHKRQTSSGKDLPDSEPPETILQSPRTQGHPQKMLKELRTAPSACQEELQDNPQTPPAAARGSAVAPSTEKETNHVSERRNNLHEQELQTLLSRLLDAFDLDTPSGPQPSVDMELYSRAEQVCRAFSALVDQITLPSLE; encoded by the exons GTGCTCTTAATAGGATCGAGAAATCCGTCTACAGAACGGCCTTCAAATTAAGATCCATGCAAACTCTTTGCCAGC TGGACTTGGTGGACAGCTCCTTGATTCAGCAAGTTCTATTGCGTGGACGATTCGGGGAAGGCATGGAGACCTCCCTTTCCATGCAGCAGCTTTTTCAGGAGCTCCAGGAGCTGTTTCAGAGAACCGGGATGGGGAACCCAGCACAAGTGCATTCGAGAGCTCCTGAACTCACTCTGAGTCTTCTCGCAGCCATGTATGAcag CACGGGATCGGGCATTCTCAAGCTTCGGCCTGTGGCTGCTGCACTGGTTGCCCTCTCCGGGGACAGCCCTCTTACCAAGTACAGAG CTTTTTTTCAGCTCTACGCAGAAAACAACAGGAGAGGTGATGATTCCCGAGCCCGCATGACTCGGAGGGTCTTGAGAGCCTTACTAACAGATCTACAGCAG ATCCCAACTGTCGTGGGAGAGAGCTGCGCTTTGTGTCCCGTGGAAAGTGCTATCCACAGTTGCTTCCGAGGG gtgttgagTTCTGGAATCAAGGAGGAGAAATTCTTGTCTTGGGTACAGTCTGAGCCTCTTATCCTTCTGTGGCTCCCAACTTGCTACCGACTGTCAGCCTCAGGAACCGTCACTCACCCCGTGCGGTGCAGTATATGCGGAACCTTCCCAATCATAGGACTGAG ATACTGCTGTCTGAAGTGTCTCAACTTTGACATCTGCCAGCTGTGTTTTGTATCTGGTCTCCACAGCAAATCCCACCAGAAGTCACACACAATGATGGAGGACTGGGTCCAG ATATcagcaaaggaaaacacaaagctCCTCCTCAGGAGCCTCAGAAACAGCCTGCCCCAGAGACGTGACAGGATAGGAGCCCGGGGAAGACAGTGGCTGCTGGACCAGCTGGCTCCCAGAGACACAGCTACCCACGCACAGGCCAG GCTCCTTAGAAAACAGTTAAACAGATACAAACACAAATTGCAAGGCACATACACCTTACAAAAGGCCCAGAACTGCAGATTTGAAAGGAAGATTCGGGAGCTTGCAACCAACCAGGATAAGCTATGGACCAAGCTACAGCAGATGAGACAAGACCTACAG GCTATATTGCGCCCACTCTGCCCTTCATCTTCATCTCAAAACACGGCCTCCAAGATTGATGATTCTTTACACGGTGATGGGCTATGGAGAGGAGGAGACTCTTCCCACATCAAGAGTGTCATTAGGTACGGTCCGGAATGGGAACTTCTCCCTAACTCTGCCAAGGCTGACAGAAATCACAAACGTCAAACAAGTTCAGGGAAAGATCTGCCGGACTCTGAACCCCCAGAGACCATTTTGCAAAGCCCCAGGACACAAGGCCACCCACAAAAGATGCTAAAGGAACTCCGTACTGCCCCATCTGCCTGTCAGGAGGAACTGCAGGACAATCCCCAGActcctcctgctgcagccagaGGCTCTGCTGTGGCACCttccacagagaaagagacaaaccACGTCAGTGAAAGGAGGAACAACCTGCATGAACAGGAGCTGCAAACGCTGTTGTCCAGACTCCTGGATGCCTTCGACCTAGACACGCCATCAG GTCCGCAGCCTTCAGTGGACATGGAGCTGTACAGTAGAGCTGAGCAGGTGTGCAGGGCTTTCTCTGCCCTTGTGGATCAAATCACCTTACCCAGCTTGGAGTGA